From Mucilaginibacter inviolabilis, a single genomic window includes:
- a CDS encoding DUF72 domain-containing protein: MEWHIGCSGFHYKDWRGRFYPDGLPQRKWFDYYCEHFKTLELNVTFYRFPQLSFLQNWYGKSPDDFRFAVKAPRAITHYKKFNDTTELIASFYDTINQGLQQKLGPVLFQLPPSFTYDDEKLNRIINSLNPSFKNVLEPRHVSWWNDTVYQKLTHHKITFCGMSHPGLPDTVIQNTPVIYYRFHGVPVLYRSPYSKDFLKKIINTVKQNPNVREGWFYFNNDFDAVGVSNANDMISLIK, from the coding sequence ATGGAGTGGCATATTGGTTGTTCGGGTTTTCATTATAAGGATTGGAGGGGGCGTTTTTACCCGGATGGCCTGCCGCAGCGTAAATGGTTTGATTATTATTGCGAACATTTTAAAACGCTGGAGCTTAATGTAACCTTTTACCGTTTCCCGCAGCTTTCGTTCCTGCAAAACTGGTATGGTAAAAGTCCGGATGATTTCCGCTTCGCGGTAAAAGCCCCGCGTGCTATTACCCATTACAAAAAGTTTAACGATACAACTGAACTCATAGCCAGTTTCTATGATACCATTAACCAGGGATTACAGCAGAAACTTGGCCCGGTGCTGTTTCAGCTGCCACCTAGTTTTACTTATGATGATGAAAAGCTTAACCGCATCATCAACAGCCTTAACCCTTCATTTAAAAACGTGCTGGAACCGCGTCATGTAAGCTGGTGGAATGACACCGTTTATCAAAAACTAACCCACCACAAAATTACCTTTTGTGGTATGAGTCACCCTGGTTTGCCCGATACCGTGATACAAAATACCCCGGTTATATATTATCGTTTTCATGGAGTACCAGTGTTGTATCGCTCGCCTTATTCAAAAGATTTTCTTAAAAAAATCATTAATACGGTAAAGCAAAACCCTAATGTCCGCGAGGGTTGGTTTTATTTTAATAATGATTTTGACGCAGTTGGTGTTAGTAACGCAAATGATATGATTTCGTTGATTAAATAA
- a CDS encoding acyl-CoA carboxylase subunit beta produces MDIAFNINEDINKQLVYELNTRLKKIHEGGGEKAAAKQKEKGKMLARERVAYLIDDDKPWLEMGAFTADGMYAEHGGCPSGGVVCGIGYVSGRQCVVVANDATVKAGAWFPITAKKNLRAQEIAMENRLPIIYLVDSAGVYLPLQDEIFPDKEHFGRIFRNNAIMSSMGIVQISAIMGSCVAGGAYLPIMSDEAMIVEGTGSVFLAGSYLVKSAIGEDVDNETLGGATTHCEISGVTDYKQPNDKACLDSIRNIMSMVGDYNKAGFDRIKPVAPKLNEKDIYGILPDNREKAYDMKEIILRLLDDSAFEEYKEGYGQSIICGLGRIDGWAVGIVANQRKVIKSKKGEMQFGGVIYSDSADKATRFIMNCNQKKIPLVFLQDVTGFMVGSRSEQGGIIKDGAKMVNAVANSVVPKFTIVVGNSYGAGNYAMCGKAYDPRLIYAWPSAKIAVMGGGQAAKTLLQIQAAGLKARGEVVDEVKEAELLKQITDKYNSQTTPYYAAARLWVDGIIDPLETRKVISMGIEAANHAPIEKAFNVGVIQT; encoded by the coding sequence ATGGATATCGCATTCAATATCAATGAGGATATAAACAAACAGCTTGTTTATGAACTCAATACCCGGCTCAAAAAAATACATGAGGGTGGTGGCGAGAAGGCCGCGGCCAAACAAAAAGAAAAAGGCAAAATGCTGGCGCGTGAGCGCGTGGCCTATCTGATTGACGACGACAAGCCCTGGCTGGAAATGGGTGCCTTTACTGCCGATGGTATGTATGCCGAACATGGTGGTTGCCCGTCAGGAGGTGTGGTATGTGGTATTGGTTATGTATCGGGCAGGCAATGCGTGGTGGTGGCTAATGATGCTACTGTAAAGGCCGGTGCCTGGTTCCCGATAACCGCTAAGAAAAATCTGCGGGCACAAGAAATAGCCATGGAAAATCGGCTGCCTATCATTTACCTGGTCGATTCTGCAGGAGTCTACTTACCTCTGCAGGATGAGATCTTCCCAGATAAAGAACATTTTGGGCGTATTTTTCGCAATAACGCTATCATGAGTAGCATGGGCATTGTCCAGATTTCCGCCATTATGGGCTCCTGTGTGGCTGGGGGAGCCTATTTGCCCATTATGAGTGATGAGGCTATGATTGTAGAAGGCACAGGTTCGGTTTTCCTGGCTGGGTCATACCTGGTAAAATCGGCCATTGGCGAAGATGTGGATAACGAAACGCTTGGCGGTGCCACAACTCACTGCGAAATATCGGGCGTTACCGATTATAAACAACCCAACGATAAGGCCTGCCTGGATTCGATCCGCAATATCATGAGTATGGTGGGCGATTACAACAAGGCTGGGTTTGATCGTATTAAACCCGTGGCTCCTAAGCTAAACGAAAAAGATATTTATGGCATCCTGCCTGATAACCGCGAAAAAGCCTATGATATGAAGGAGATCATCTTACGCTTGTTGGATGATTCGGCTTTTGAAGAATATAAGGAAGGCTATGGTCAGTCCATCATTTGCGGCCTGGGTCGTATTGATGGATGGGCGGTAGGCATAGTAGCTAATCAGCGTAAAGTGATCAAATCCAAAAAGGGCGAGATGCAGTTTGGCGGCGTTATTTATTCCGATTCGGCCGATAAAGCCACTCGTTTTATCATGAACTGTAATCAAAAGAAGATTCCTTTGGTATTTCTGCAGGATGTTACCGGCTTTATGGTAGGTAGCAGGTCTGAACAGGGAGGTATCATTAAAGATGGCGCCAAAATGGTGAACGCCGTAGCCAATTCTGTAGTGCCTAAGTTTACAATTGTAGTAGGCAATTCCTACGGTGCTGGTAATTATGCCATGTGCGGTAAAGCTTATGACCCCAGGCTGATCTATGCCTGGCCATCGGCCAAAATCGCGGTAATGGGTGGTGGGCAAGCTGCTAAAACACTGTTACAAATACAAGCTGCTGGTTTAAAAGCCCGGGGCGAAGTGGTGGATGAAGTAAAAGAAGCTGAACTCTTGAAACAGATAACCGACAAGTACAACAGCCAAACTACCCCATACTATGCTGCTGCAAGACTTTGGGTGGATGGTATCATTGATCCACTGGAAACCCGTAAAGTGATCTCCATGGGAATTGAGGCTGCCAACCACGCACCGATAGAGAAAGCGTTTAATGTAGGGGTGATACAGACGTAG
- a CDS encoding aldo/keto reductase — protein sequence MEFRRLGETKLAVSVITFGAWAAGGWMWGGNDDKEAIEAMRVSHDMGITSIDTAPIYGQGKSEELVGQAIKGLPRDKVQILTKYGMRWDLAKGTFGFKSQDNDGKDIDIYKYAGKESIILECENSLKRLGTDYIDLYQIHWPDASTPIDETMEAILRLKEQGKIREAGVSNYDIQQMATAEKSIKLASNQVPFSMVNRDIEDELIPYCIENKKSILAYSPLERGLLTGKIKPGHQFDAGDHRANVKYFKEENIRRTNEFLTKIKPLADEKGATLGQLVIRWTINHPGITIALVGARNAAQAKQNAKAIEIHINGEEMEFINNQLGDLEIIG from the coding sequence ATGGAATTTAGACGATTAGGAGAAACTAAACTGGCTGTTTCGGTTATAACATTTGGTGCCTGGGCAGCCGGAGGCTGGATGTGGGGTGGTAATGACGACAAAGAGGCTATTGAAGCTATGCGTGTATCACACGATATGGGCATCACCTCCATTGACACCGCGCCTATTTACGGACAGGGTAAAAGCGAAGAATTGGTTGGCCAGGCTATAAAAGGCTTACCGCGCGATAAAGTACAAATCCTCACCAAATACGGCATGCGCTGGGATTTAGCTAAAGGCACTTTTGGTTTTAAAAGCCAGGATAATGATGGTAAGGATATCGACATTTATAAATATGCCGGCAAAGAAAGTATTATACTGGAATGCGAAAACAGCCTGAAACGTTTAGGAACCGACTATATCGACCTTTACCAGATTCACTGGCCAGATGCCTCTACGCCTATTGATGAAACCATGGAAGCTATATTGCGCCTTAAAGAACAGGGCAAAATACGCGAAGCTGGTGTAAGCAATTATGATATACAGCAAATGGCTACCGCCGAAAAAAGCATTAAGCTGGCATCCAACCAGGTGCCTTTCAGCATGGTAAACCGGGATATTGAGGATGAACTGATCCCCTATTGTATCGAAAATAAAAAATCGATCCTGGCCTATAGTCCACTGGAACGTGGTTTATTGACAGGTAAAATAAAACCCGGACATCAATTTGATGCAGGTGATCATCGCGCGAATGTTAAATATTTCAAAGAAGAAAATATCAGGCGTACCAATGAATTCCTGACTAAAATAAAACCCCTGGCCGACGAAAAAGGCGCCACCCTGGGACAATTGGTAATCCGCTGGACTATCAACCATCCGGGCATTACCATAGCGCTTGTGGGCGCCCGTAATGCAGCGCAAGCCAAACAAAATGCCAAAGCCATCGAGATACATATCAACGGCGAGGAAATGGAATTTATCAATAATCAACTGGGTGACCTGGAGATTATTGGATAA
- a CDS encoding dipeptidase, whose amino-acid sequence MKKLLLPLLLISLKLSAQNAQQIHQRAVLIDTHNDVLSTQLITKSDLAKRQSAGNFDLVRAKEGGLDAQIFSIWCGEKYGKGTAFAQANQEIDSLYALIKRNPDKIVLVHNSAELKKAVDQKKLAALIGVEGGHMIEDRMDYIDSLAKRGMRYLTLTWNNSTSWATSARDEVTKKDSLKHLGLTDYGKQIVHHLNELGVMVDVSHVGERTFYDVLATTNKPVIASHSCVYNINPNRRNLKDDQLKALAKNGGVVCVNFYSGFVDSTYAAKVTRFYLKYKKEIDSLSKVYNDNDLGFIKTSSLHQAEADKLRPPLSMLIQHIDYIVKLIGVDHVGIGSDFDGSESFPLGMDSVADYPKVTAELLKLNYTEKDIDKILGGNVMRVLKANTGK is encoded by the coding sequence ATGAAAAAGCTGCTACTCCCTTTACTGCTTATCTCGCTAAAGCTTTCAGCGCAAAACGCACAGCAAATACATCAAAGGGCTGTCTTGATAGATACGCATAACGATGTGTTGTCAACTCAGCTGATCACCAAAAGTGATCTGGCCAAGCGACAAAGCGCGGGTAACTTCGACCTGGTTCGGGCAAAAGAGGGCGGTTTGGATGCGCAAATATTTTCCATCTGGTGCGGTGAAAAATATGGTAAGGGCACTGCCTTTGCACAAGCCAATCAGGAGATAGACTCTTTATACGCGCTCATCAAACGCAACCCCGATAAAATAGTACTGGTGCATAACAGTGCCGAACTGAAAAAAGCGGTTGATCAGAAAAAGCTGGCTGCCTTGATAGGCGTGGAAGGCGGGCACATGATCGAAGACCGGATGGATTATATCGATAGTCTCGCCAAAAGGGGGATGCGTTATCTAACCCTTACCTGGAACAACAGTACTTCCTGGGCTACATCCGCACGTGATGAAGTGACCAAAAAAGACAGTCTGAAACATTTGGGCTTAACAGATTATGGTAAACAAATTGTACATCATTTAAACGAGCTTGGTGTGATGGTGGACGTATCGCACGTAGGCGAACGTACTTTTTATGATGTGCTGGCTACTACCAATAAGCCGGTTATCGCCTCGCATAGCTGCGTTTACAATATCAACCCGAACAGGCGTAACCTGAAAGATGATCAGCTTAAAGCCCTGGCAAAAAACGGAGGAGTGGTGTGTGTGAATTTTTACAGCGGTTTTGTAGATAGTACATATGCAGCCAAAGTAACCAGGTTTTATTTAAAGTATAAAAAGGAGATCGATTCACTTAGCAAGGTATATAACGATAATGATCTGGGATTTATCAAAACAAGCTCCCTGCACCAGGCGGAAGCCGACAAGTTGCGGCCACCTTTAAGCATGCTCATCCAACACATTGATTATATCGTCAAATTGATAGGCGTTGATCACGTAGGCATTGGCTCTGATTTTGATGGTTCCGAATCATTCCCTTTAGGGATGGATAGTGTTGCAGATTATCCCAAAGTAACTGCGGAGCTGCTTAAACTCAACTATACCGAAAAAGATATCGATAAAATATTAGGAGGCAACGTAATGCGGGTGCTGAAAGCTAATACAGGTAAATGA
- a CDS encoding TetR/AcrR family transcriptional regulator, producing MRPKNLEKEEAIRTIALQIIAEEGLENLTMQKLAKAANISPRTIYIKYDNKEDLLVKLFIEEVLGNYEQAVLKDFRFDMDFADGIKKLWFNGFEYFKNNRHAFVLMQYGKSSPLLNKAYQQKNIQQGDFFGPIMRFMEHHVSAGTIKDFHHDVQRALLFSPLIDLMSEYFDYQERPEQIITEETLLQCCNAVIKGMLK from the coding sequence ATGCGACCAAAGAATCTGGAAAAAGAAGAAGCCATCCGTACCATCGCGCTGCAAATTATTGCTGAGGAGGGCTTGGAAAATCTGACCATGCAGAAACTGGCTAAGGCTGCCAATATATCGCCCCGCACCATTTATATTAAGTACGATAATAAAGAGGATCTCCTGGTAAAGCTTTTTATTGAAGAGGTTTTAGGTAATTACGAACAGGCAGTGCTGAAAGATTTCAGGTTTGATATGGATTTTGCCGATGGGATAAAAAAACTCTGGTTCAATGGCTTTGAATATTTTAAAAATAATCGCCATGCCTTTGTGCTGATGCAATATGGCAAATCGTCGCCCCTGCTGAACAAGGCGTATCAGCAAAAAAACATTCAACAGGGCGATTTTTTTGGGCCTATTATGCGTTTTATGGAACACCATGTTTCGGCTGGTACCATCAAGGATTTTCATCATGATGTGCAACGGGCCTTATTGTTTTCGCCGCTGATCGACCTGATGAGTGAGTATTTTGATTACCAGGAAAGACCTGAACAAATTATTACCGAAGAAACACTTTTACAATGCTGCAACGCGGTTATAAAAGGAATGCTGAAATAA
- a CDS encoding toxin-antitoxin system YwqK family antitoxin, with amino-acid sequence MMDQEPLIHLKQLHILYQKMDGDSAWSIRQYDMQDTIMAIGTFKDEQFTIPHGKFIYYVLIPPGKFNIQNGDTQKIDSVFARGGNFIDRTGVYLNGKKNGSWKSYNHQKPAFINTYRDDIQDGLYQSYDYSSGKVLVEGNFINNVRQGDWNSLSYYGDIIKTEVYKDGKIVKTISYLNDRKFQYVKEGQGSKYDLINYLNLKLSTKKFNKHGRYNVTYSFNLTPNGKLVAPLIEGKSDQEIDSTIINELSGAPNWEPMIRTEVLKIFLLTSAPNQESGIHNSEEKELHIPFDLNVVVDGKGKIHISYAEKDIFRYD; translated from the coding sequence ATGATGGATCAAGAACCATTGATTCATCTAAAGCAACTTCATATTCTATATCAAAAAATGGATGGCGATTCTGCGTGGTCAATTAGGCAATATGATATGCAGGATACCATAATGGCTATAGGTACTTTTAAAGATGAGCAGTTTACCATTCCCCACGGTAAGTTTATCTATTATGTATTAATACCTCCGGGTAAATTTAATATCCAAAATGGAGATACTCAAAAAATAGACTCGGTGTTTGCTCGGGGTGGAAACTTTATTGATCGAACCGGGGTATATTTAAATGGTAAAAAGAACGGTAGCTGGAAGTCGTATAATCATCAAAAACCTGCATTTATTAATACTTATCGGGATGATATTCAGGATGGGCTGTACCAAAGTTATGACTATAGTTCCGGTAAAGTATTGGTGGAAGGTAATTTTATAAACAATGTAAGGCAAGGTGATTGGAATAGTTTGTCATATTATGGAGATATAATAAAAACAGAGGTTTATAAAGATGGTAAAATAGTTAAAACTATTTCGTATTTAAATGACAGGAAATTTCAATATGTGAAAGAGGGCCAAGGTTCAAAATATGATTTGATTAATTACTTAAATTTAAAACTTTCAACCAAAAAATTTAATAAACACGGAAGATATAATGTAACTTATAGTTTTAACTTAACACCAAATGGGAAATTAGTGGCTCCTTTAATAGAGGGAAAATCTGATCAGGAAATTGATAGTACAATAATTAACGAATTATCAGGAGCACCTAACTGGGAGCCCATGATCCGTACTGAGGTGTTGAAAATATTCCTTTTAACATCCGCTCCCAATCAGGAATCGGGTATCCATAACAGCGAAGAGAAAGAACTTCATATTCCATTTGATCTGAATGTTGTTGTGGATGGTAAAGGAAAAATTCACATTTCTTATGCCGAAAAAGATATATTTAGGTATGATTAG
- a CDS encoding FAD-dependent oxidoreductase codes for MNNIKNKKIAIVGGGPGGLTLARLLQMNGADVKVYERDVNKDARAKGATLDLHEESGLKALHEAGLMDAFNANFRPDADRVRIIDQHATIILDEHDGPKRPMDRPEIDRGPLQNILLDSLLPGTVVWDSHFLSMVSQGDSWKLEFKNGASVIADIVIAADGANSKLRPYITPIKPFYSGVTAIEGAVANSEIASPKIHQLLKGGKIFGMSNEKTLLVSSKGDGSLVFYAGLKTDENWVKDSGIDFSDKAQVLAWFKKDYADWDSVWQELFENSSHAFVPRPQYCMPFDQTWEALPNLTILGDAAHLMPPYAGEGVNMAMQDALELSHSLLSNDFADTQSAIAAYETQMRARASEIAMITMESTEALHSPKAIDFLLSIIG; via the coding sequence ATGAACAATATTAAAAATAAAAAGATAGCCATTGTGGGCGGTGGCCCGGGCGGCTTAACGCTGGCAAGGCTGCTGCAAATGAATGGTGCCGATGTAAAAGTATATGAACGGGACGTTAACAAAGATGCCCGGGCAAAAGGTGCTACACTTGATCTTCATGAAGAATCGGGATTGAAAGCACTGCATGAGGCCGGGTTAATGGATGCCTTTAATGCTAACTTCCGCCCCGATGCGGACAGGGTACGTATTATTGATCAACACGCTACCATCATCCTTGATGAGCACGATGGCCCAAAGCGCCCCATGGACCGGCCCGAAATTGACCGGGGCCCGCTGCAAAACATCCTGCTGGATTCTTTATTGCCCGGCACAGTTGTTTGGGATAGTCATTTCTTAAGTATGGTATCGCAAGGCGATTCCTGGAAGCTGGAATTCAAAAACGGAGCTTCGGTTATTGCCGATATCGTGATCGCTGCGGATGGAGCAAACTCCAAATTACGCCCATATATTACACCCATTAAGCCATTTTATTCGGGTGTTACGGCCATAGAAGGCGCAGTAGCCAATTCTGAAATAGCAAGCCCCAAAATACACCAGCTATTAAAGGGAGGTAAAATATTTGGTATGAGTAATGAAAAAACGCTGTTGGTAAGTTCCAAAGGTGATGGCAGTCTGGTGTTTTACGCAGGCTTAAAAACCGACGAAAATTGGGTAAAAGATTCGGGGATAGATTTTAGCGATAAGGCACAGGTTTTGGCCTGGTTCAAAAAAGATTATGCCGACTGGGATAGCGTATGGCAGGAATTATTTGAGAATTCAAGCCACGCCTTTGTACCGCGCCCGCAATACTGTATGCCTTTTGACCAAACCTGGGAAGCTTTACCCAATCTTACCATACTGGGCGATGCCGCACACCTGATGCCACCTTATGCTGGCGAAGGCGTAAATATGGCCATGCAGGATGCCCTGGAACTAAGCCATAGCCTGCTTAGCAATGATTTTGCCGATACACAATCGGCTATAGCTGCTTATGAAACCCAGATGCGGGCAAGGGCTAGTGAAATAGCCATGATCACGATGGAATCAACCGAGGCATTGCATTCGCCAAAAGCTATCGACTTTTTGCTCAGTATCATTGGTTAA
- a CDS encoding family 20 glycosylhydrolase has protein sequence MYKKASSVLFAVLTVFVTMAKAQDSDPNLGIIPAPVSLKKAAGQFTLSEETIIQADSPSNKAVLFFKDYLANNMHYHKSVVVKAMIKNHPNANFIKLTAAGTDNLPAEGYRLNITPEQIIIAGKGSGLFYGIQTLLQLMPLDRSATAKLPCVEIEDYPRFGYRGAMLDVGRHFFSVELVKKYIDLLAAYKLNTFHWHLTEDQGWRIEIKKYPKLTQISSMRAQTLIGGYRDRTPQQFDGTPYGGFYTQDQIRDVVKYASDRYINIVPEIEMPGHSSAALAAYPELGCDPGTPVKVAETWGVFPDIYCPSDKTFGFLQDVLTEVMELFPSKYIHIGGDEAPKDAWKKSAFCQDLIKKLKLKDEHGLQSYFIQRIEKFLNSKGRSIIGWDEILEGGLAPNATVMSWRGEEGGIAAAQQKHNVIMTPGSGGLYIDHGQGKPNQEPLSIGGNEPLSKIYSYNPTPAVLTADEQKYIEGVQANLWTEYIATDAKVEYMLLPRLMALSEVAWSPLANKNFKDFSETRLPGHLAWLDKNNINYRVPVAIGAKDTVMIGSQLNATLKPSVEGAKVYYTIDGYTPRETDLIYTIPLSLSVPPDQYRELQTIVITPSGKRSVVTRTVMYNKAPMAAVNYTGSTSGVKYQLFSGTYAATSQLTNLPAADSGAVKTFSTLDFRKSKGKYGIIYSGYLNIDADGNYGFSTLSGNGSVLLIDGQPVVDNDGKHAVTEQAGAVPLLKGYHKVTLKYVDAGGPGTLKIFINAPGKQKAELTADTLYN, from the coding sequence ATGTACAAAAAAGCATCTTCCGTGCTTTTTGCTGTGTTAACAGTATTTGTAACCATGGCAAAAGCACAGGACTCCGATCCTAATCTGGGTATTATTCCCGCTCCTGTATCATTAAAAAAGGCTGCCGGACAGTTTACATTAAGTGAAGAAACTATCATCCAGGCCGACTCACCTTCCAATAAAGCGGTTTTGTTTTTTAAAGATTACCTGGCGAACAATATGCACTATCACAAGTCGGTAGTGGTGAAAGCAATGATAAAGAATCACCCAAACGCAAACTTTATCAAATTAACGGCCGCAGGTACGGATAATTTACCAGCCGAAGGTTATCGCTTAAATATTACACCCGAACAAATTATCATTGCAGGTAAAGGATCTGGGCTCTTTTACGGGATACAAACGCTTTTACAGTTAATGCCATTAGACAGAAGTGCTACTGCTAAGTTGCCATGCGTGGAGATAGAAGATTACCCCCGTTTTGGTTACCGCGGCGCGATGCTGGATGTTGGTCGCCACTTTTTTTCGGTTGAATTGGTTAAAAAATATATTGATCTGTTGGCTGCGTACAAACTGAATACTTTTCACTGGCACCTCACCGAAGATCAGGGCTGGCGCATCGAAATAAAGAAATATCCAAAGCTCACCCAGATCAGCAGCATGCGTGCGCAAACCTTAATTGGCGGTTATCGAGACCGTACCCCTCAGCAATTTGATGGTACGCCTTATGGTGGTTTTTATACCCAGGATCAGATCAGGGATGTGGTCAAATATGCGTCTGACAGGTATATCAACATCGTTCCCGAAATTGAAATGCCGGGTCACTCCTCAGCAGCATTAGCTGCCTATCCTGAGTTGGGCTGTGATCCCGGAACGCCGGTTAAAGTAGCCGAAACCTGGGGCGTCTTCCCGGATATCTATTGCCCGTCTGATAAAACTTTCGGCTTTTTGCAGGATGTTTTGACCGAGGTAATGGAACTTTTCCCAAGTAAATACATCCACATTGGCGGCGACGAAGCGCCTAAGGATGCCTGGAAAAAATCGGCCTTTTGCCAGGATCTGATTAAAAAGTTAAAGCTGAAGGATGAACATGGCCTCCAAAGCTACTTCATCCAAAGAATCGAGAAATTTTTGAATTCCAAAGGGCGCAGCATTATAGGTTGGGACGAGATACTGGAAGGCGGCCTTGCTCCAAATGCTACGGTAATGAGCTGGAGAGGTGAAGAAGGCGGCATTGCAGCAGCCCAGCAAAAACACAATGTGATCATGACCCCGGGGAGCGGTGGTTTGTACATTGATCATGGTCAGGGTAAACCCAACCAGGAACCATTGAGCATAGGTGGTAACGAGCCTTTATCAAAAATATACAGTTATAACCCAACTCCGGCCGTTTTAACTGCGGATGAGCAAAAGTACATAGAAGGAGTACAAGCCAACCTATGGACGGAATATATAGCAACCGATGCTAAAGTAGAATATATGCTGCTGCCGCGATTGATGGCTCTGTCAGAAGTGGCCTGGTCGCCTTTGGCTAATAAGAATTTTAAAGACTTTTCAGAGACCCGCTTACCTGGCCATTTAGCGTGGCTGGATAAAAATAACATTAACTATCGTGTACCCGTGGCTATCGGCGCTAAAGATACGGTGATGATAGGTTCGCAGTTGAACGCTACCTTAAAACCATCGGTAGAAGGCGCAAAAGTATATTATACTATTGATGGTTATACTCCGCGCGAAACCGATCTGATCTATACCATCCCGCTAAGCTTGTCTGTTCCGCCTGATCAATATCGGGAACTGCAAACCATCGTGATCACACCATCCGGAAAAAGGAGCGTAGTAACGCGTACCGTAATGTATAATAAAGCACCAATGGCGGCCGTTAATTATACAGGATCAACATCAGGTGTAAAATATCAGCTATTTTCGGGCACTTATGCAGCAACCAGCCAGTTAACAAATTTACCGGCAGCCGACAGCGGCGCTGTTAAAACTTTCAGCACTCTTGATTTCCGGAAAAGCAAAGGTAAATACGGCATTATCTATTCGGGCTATTTAAATATCGATGCTGATGGTAATTACGGGTTTTCAACGCTTTCAGGTAATGGATCGGTATTACTGATTGATGGTCAGCCGGTGGTTGATAATGATGGTAAACACGCGGTTACCGAGCAGGCAGGCGCGGTGCCCTTATTAAAAGGCTATCATAAGGTTACTTTAAAATATGTTGATGCAGGCGGTCCGGGTACTCTGAAAATATTTATTAACGCGCCGGGCAAACAAAAAGCTGAATTGACAGCCGATACTTTATATAATTAA
- the trxB gene encoding thioredoxin-disulfide reductase — protein sequence MSQETEHIKCLIIGSGPAGYTAAIYASRADLKPVMYTGLLAGGQLTQTTEVENFPGYPEGIMGPEMMEDLRKQAERLGTEIRFGYASSVDFSSLPHKVVIDDTKTITADTVIIATGASAKWLGLESEQKYSGFGVSACAVCDGFFFKGQDVAIVGAGDTAAEEATYLAKLARKVYMIVRRDEFRASKAMVHRVLNTPNIEILYNTETKEILGDGQSVTGVRVTNNQTNVDTDLNVTGFFVAIGHHPNTDIFKGWLNMDETGYILTRPGSTETNVEGVFCCGDAQDHIYRQAVTAAGTGCMAAIDAERYLAAKEHVVTA from the coding sequence ATGTCTCAAGAAACTGAACACATCAAATGCCTTATCATAGGCTCAGGGCCGGCCGGTTATACTGCCGCAATATATGCTTCAAGGGCCGATCTGAAACCCGTTATGTACACTGGTTTACTGGCTGGCGGGCAACTTACCCAAACTACCGAAGTAGAGAATTTTCCAGGCTATCCTGAAGGTATCATGGGTCCCGAAATGATGGAAGATCTGCGCAAACAGGCCGAACGCCTGGGTACCGAGATTCGTTTTGGTTATGCCAGCTCTGTTGATTTTTCGAGTCTGCCACATAAAGTAGTTATCGACGATACCAAAACCATTACTGCCGATACCGTGATCATCGCTACAGGTGCTTCGGCTAAATGGTTAGGTTTGGAGTCTGAACAAAAATATAGCGGCTTTGGTGTTTCGGCCTGTGCCGTATGCGATGGCTTCTTTTTCAAAGGACAGGATGTAGCCATTGTTGGTGCCGGTGATACCGCTGCCGAAGAAGCTACTTACCTAGCCAAATTAGCCCGCAAAGTTTATATGATTGTTCGCCGTGATGAGTTCCGTGCTTCTAAAGCCATGGTACATCGCGTGCTGAACACCCCTAATATCGAGATTCTTTATAACACCGAAACCAAAGAGATCCTTGGCGACGGACAAAGCGTAACCGGTGTAAGAGTTACTAATAATCAAACCAACGTTGATACCGATCTGAATGTGACCGGCTTCTTTGTAGCTATTGGTCATCACCCTAATACCGATATTTTTAAAGGCTGGTTAAATATGGACGAAACCGGGTATATCCTTACCCGTCCGGGATCAACAGAAACTAACGTAGAAGGTGTATTTTGCTGCGGAGATGCCCAGGATCATATTTACCGCCAGGCAGTTACCGCTGCTGGTACAGGTTGTATGGCCGCCATTGATGCCGAACGTTACCTGGCCGCTAAAGAACACGTGGTAACCGCGTAA